The following coding sequences lie in one Oncorhynchus masou masou isolate Uvic2021 chromosome 20, UVic_Omas_1.1, whole genome shotgun sequence genomic window:
- the LOC135506701 gene encoding C-type lectin domain family 4 member E-like isoform X2 — translation MDDYVNKEVVEIDKVIEGNQNGAMRRVTTETHPSVCISPGPDVSGRRIYRMVAVSFGMLCVLQVTLNISLRLEYCLTEERDQQQSEKDEKFSIPGWNKFDSCWYFVSSERKPWSESRQDCMEKGADLVIVNSREEQRFLFALNKRFWIGLTDNETEGSWKWVGGTPLITSYWIIDQPNNGRSLSTFPEEDCVELHNGQDQPEKTWNDLNCAQKRIWICELCKQ, via the exons ATGGATGACTACGTCAACAAAGAGGTTGTTGAAATTGACAAGGTTATTGAAGGAAACCAGAATGGAGCAATGAGGAGAGTGACAACTGAGACACATCCCTCAG tgtgtatctCCCCAGGACCTGACGTTTCAGGGAGAAGAATCTACAGGATGGTTGCTGTAAGCTTTGGGATGCTATGTGTTCTACAAGTCACTCTCAACATCTCCCTGCGACTAGAAT ACTgtctgactgaagagagagaccagcaacAGAGTGAGAAAGATGAAAAGTTCTCTATTCCGG GCTGGAACAAGTTTGATTCCTGTTGGTACTTCGTCTCTTCTGAGAGAAAACCCTGGAGTGAGAGCAGACAGGACTGTATGGAGAAAGGAGCAGACCTGGTGATCGTAAACAGCAGAGAGGAACAg AGATTTCTCTTTGCCCTCAACAAGAGATTCTGGATCGGTTTGACTGACAATGAGACTGAGGGGTCCTGGAAATGGGTTGGTGGCACACCACTGATAACAAG TTACTGGATAATCGACCAGCCTAATAATGGACGAAGTCTTTCAACCTTTCCGGAGGAGGACTGTGTTGAATTACATAATGGACAAGACCAGCCTGAAAAGACATGGAATGATTTAAATTGTGCACAAAAACGTATCTGGATTTGTGAGTTGTGTAAACAATAA
- the LOC135506701 gene encoding C-type lectin domain family 4 member E-like isoform X3: MDDYVNKEVVEIDKVIEGNQNGAMRRVTTETHPSADCLTEERDQQQSEKDEKFSIPGWNKFDSCWYFVSSERKPWSESRQDCMEKGADLVIVNSREEQRFLFALNKRFWIGLTDNETEGSWKWVGGTPLITSYWIIDQPNNGRSLSTFPEEDCVELHNGQDQPEKTWNDLNCAQKRIWICELCKQ; encoded by the exons ATGGATGACTACGTCAACAAAGAGGTTGTTGAAATTGACAAGGTTATTGAAGGAAACCAGAATGGAGCAATGAGGAGAGTGACAACTGAGACACATCCCTCAG CAGACTgtctgactgaagagagagaccagcaacAGAGTGAGAAAGATGAAAAGTTCTCTATTCCGG GCTGGAACAAGTTTGATTCCTGTTGGTACTTCGTCTCTTCTGAGAGAAAACCCTGGAGTGAGAGCAGACAGGACTGTATGGAGAAAGGAGCAGACCTGGTGATCGTAAACAGCAGAGAGGAACAg AGATTTCTCTTTGCCCTCAACAAGAGATTCTGGATCGGTTTGACTGACAATGAGACTGAGGGGTCCTGGAAATGGGTTGGTGGCACACCACTGATAACAAG TTACTGGATAATCGACCAGCCTAATAATGGACGAAGTCTTTCAACCTTTCCGGAGGAGGACTGTGTTGAATTACATAATGGACAAGACCAGCCTGAAAAGACATGGAATGATTTAAATTGTGCACAAAAACGTATCTGGATTTGTGAGTTGTGTAAACAATAA
- the LOC135506701 gene encoding C-type lectin domain family 4 member E-like isoform X4, with protein MDDYVNKEVVEIDKVIEGNQNGAMRRVTTETHPSDCLTEERDQQQSEKDEKFSIPGWNKFDSCWYFVSSERKPWSESRQDCMEKGADLVIVNSREEQRFLFALNKRFWIGLTDNETEGSWKWVGGTPLITSYWIIDQPNNGRSLSTFPEEDCVELHNGQDQPEKTWNDLNCAQKRIWICELCKQ; from the exons ATGGATGACTACGTCAACAAAGAGGTTGTTGAAATTGACAAGGTTATTGAAGGAAACCAGAATGGAGCAATGAGGAGAGTGACAACTGAGACACATCCCTCAG ACTgtctgactgaagagagagaccagcaacAGAGTGAGAAAGATGAAAAGTTCTCTATTCCGG GCTGGAACAAGTTTGATTCCTGTTGGTACTTCGTCTCTTCTGAGAGAAAACCCTGGAGTGAGAGCAGACAGGACTGTATGGAGAAAGGAGCAGACCTGGTGATCGTAAACAGCAGAGAGGAACAg AGATTTCTCTTTGCCCTCAACAAGAGATTCTGGATCGGTTTGACTGACAATGAGACTGAGGGGTCCTGGAAATGGGTTGGTGGCACACCACTGATAACAAG TTACTGGATAATCGACCAGCCTAATAATGGACGAAGTCTTTCAACCTTTCCGGAGGAGGACTGTGTTGAATTACATAATGGACAAGACCAGCCTGAAAAGACATGGAATGATTTAAATTGTGCACAAAAACGTATCTGGATTTGTGAGTTGTGTAAACAATAA
- the LOC135506701 gene encoding C-type lectin domain family 4 member E-like isoform X1, with translation MDDYVNKEVVEIDKVIEGNQNGAMRRVTTETHPSVCISPGPDVSGRRIYRMVAVSFGMLCVLQVTLNISLRLESDCLTEERDQQQSEKDEKFSIPGWNKFDSCWYFVSSERKPWSESRQDCMEKGADLVIVNSREEQRFLFALNKRFWIGLTDNETEGSWKWVGGTPLITSYWIIDQPNNGRSLSTFPEEDCVELHNGQDQPEKTWNDLNCAQKRIWICELCKQ, from the exons ATGGATGACTACGTCAACAAAGAGGTTGTTGAAATTGACAAGGTTATTGAAGGAAACCAGAATGGAGCAATGAGGAGAGTGACAACTGAGACACATCCCTCAG tgtgtatctCCCCAGGACCTGACGTTTCAGGGAGAAGAATCTACAGGATGGTTGCTGTAAGCTTTGGGATGCTATGTGTTCTACAAGTCACTCTCAACATCTCCCTGCGACTAGAAT CAGACTgtctgactgaagagagagaccagcaacAGAGTGAGAAAGATGAAAAGTTCTCTATTCCGG GCTGGAACAAGTTTGATTCCTGTTGGTACTTCGTCTCTTCTGAGAGAAAACCCTGGAGTGAGAGCAGACAGGACTGTATGGAGAAAGGAGCAGACCTGGTGATCGTAAACAGCAGAGAGGAACAg AGATTTCTCTTTGCCCTCAACAAGAGATTCTGGATCGGTTTGACTGACAATGAGACTGAGGGGTCCTGGAAATGGGTTGGTGGCACACCACTGATAACAAG TTACTGGATAATCGACCAGCCTAATAATGGACGAAGTCTTTCAACCTTTCCGGAGGAGGACTGTGTTGAATTACATAATGGACAAGACCAGCCTGAAAAGACATGGAATGATTTAAATTGTGCACAAAAACGTATCTGGATTTGTGAGTTGTGTAAACAATAA